The Haloplasma contractile SSD-17B genome has a segment encoding these proteins:
- a CDS encoding carbohydrate ABC transporter permease: MSLRSKSNKDIVGYFLVLPTLLLLAIFSFAPILQSVRYAFFDYQLIDQQKNDMYLSPHYNIDLANENVTYINIFLNDELNNEALTTEQKATLTVEINSILRQINDDYYSIRGQLSNDEEVVKVSDELLKTIKTFNLNTQNAISALYDQDYPFQKKEDVKAIAENLSVSVITSNFVGLDNFREALTDKRMFTSLWITLKFTVVSVAFEFVLGLALAMIMNKAIRGKSLIRTLSLIPWAIPTSVAALMWLYLYNGDSGIISIVLSKLHIIDKPSVLLGNGSNALRSVIVADIWKTTPYMALLLLAGLQTIPKNLYESSSIDGANKVQQLYKITLPLLKPSILVALLFRTLDAFRVFDLIFVLTGGGPGGQTESISMYGYKLLKAQTNYGYGSTLVILMAIIVGIISFIYIKVLGVKIAGDE, from the coding sequence ATGTCATTAAGATCGAAATCTAATAAAGACATAGTAGGGTATTTTTTAGTACTACCAACGTTATTGCTATTAGCAATATTCTCATTTGCCCCTATATTACAATCAGTTCGATATGCATTTTTTGATTATCAACTTATAGACCAACAAAAAAATGATATGTATCTTTCTCCGCACTATAATATAGATTTAGCAAACGAAAACGTAACTTATATCAATATTTTCTTGAACGATGAATTGAATAATGAGGCATTAACTACTGAACAAAAAGCAACACTAACGGTAGAAATTAATAGTATTTTAAGACAGATCAATGACGATTATTACTCTATTAGGGGTCAATTATCTAATGATGAGGAAGTCGTTAAAGTATCAGATGAATTACTTAAAACCATTAAAACGTTTAATTTAAATACTCAAAATGCTATTAGCGCACTGTATGATCAAGACTATCCTTTTCAGAAGAAAGAGGATGTAAAAGCAATTGCTGAAAATCTTAGTGTTTCAGTCATTACCTCAAACTTCGTTGGGTTAGATAATTTTAGAGAAGCACTAACTGACAAGCGAATGTTTACATCGTTATGGATTACATTAAAGTTTACAGTGGTGAGTGTTGCCTTTGAATTTGTGCTTGGTTTAGCACTTGCAATGATTATGAATAAAGCAATTCGCGGGAAAAGTCTGATACGTACACTGTCATTAATTCCATGGGCAATACCTACTTCAGTAGCTGCTCTAATGTGGCTATACCTGTATAATGGCGATAGTGGAATTATATCGATTGTTTTATCAAAACTACATATTATAGATAAACCATCTGTTTTATTAGGAAACGGATCTAATGCACTTCGCTCGGTAATTGTAGCTGATATTTGGAAAACAACACCATACATGGCTTTACTATTATTAGCAGGTCTTCAAACGATTCCAAAGAATCTATACGAATCATCATCAATTGACGGGGCAAATAAAGTTCAGCAACTCTATAAAATTACATTACCATTATTAAAACCTTCAATTCTTGTTGCCCTTTTATTCCGTACTTTAGATGCTTTTAGAGTGTTCGACTTAATCTTTGTGTTAACAGGGGGAGGTCCTGGAGGTCAAACAGAATCGATTTCCATGTATGGATACAAATTACTAAAAGCACAAACGAATTATGGATACGGTTCTACACTTGTTATTTTAATGGCCATTATTGTTGGAATCATTTCATTTATTTACATTAAAGTACTCGGTGTTAAAATAGCCGGTGATGAGTAG
- the thpR gene encoding RNA 2',3'-cyclic phosphodiesterase, translated as MRVFLAIEFSDEVKNYLSTVQNTVKIGCKKGNFTLYDHFHLTLRFIGDTDEKGIDHLCDLIDHVSKEFGPFSIRLSDIGSFNKGRKEIVWVGVGDGVIELEQLVNCIEAQIESFGFPRERRKYRPHITIARQVEFKELTVLNQVPVYKEEIKVDTISLMQSHRKNGKLVYTPLYKKTLIENRTSN; from the coding sequence ATGAGAGTGTTTTTGGCCATAGAGTTTAGTGACGAAGTAAAGAATTATTTGTCTACTGTTCAAAATACAGTTAAAATAGGTTGTAAAAAAGGGAATTTTACTTTATATGATCATTTCCATTTAACGTTACGGTTTATAGGAGATACAGATGAAAAAGGAATTGACCATTTATGTGATTTAATTGATCATGTATCAAAAGAGTTTGGTCCTTTTTCAATCAGATTATCCGATATTGGTTCCTTTAATAAAGGGAGAAAAGAAATTGTGTGGGTCGGAGTAGGAGATGGAGTGATTGAACTCGAGCAGTTGGTTAATTGTATAGAGGCACAGATTGAATCATTTGGCTTTCCTCGTGAACGACGTAAGTATCGACCTCACATCACTATTGCGCGACAAGTCGAATTCAAAGAACTAACAGTATTAAATCAAGTTCCTGTTTATAAGGAGGAAATAAAGGTTGATACAATTTCCTTGATGCAAAGTCATAGGAAGAATGGTAAATTAGTGTACACGCCTTTATATAAAAAAACTTTGATCGAGAATCGCACTAGCAATTAA
- the pgmB gene encoding beta-phosphoglucomutase, with product MIKAIIFDLDGVITDTAEYHYLAWKALATEVGIDFDETFNENLKGVSRMESLELILKHGNRQDDFTKQEKVTLATKKNEQYKTLIKRITPGHYLPGIKELLMEIKEAGYKIGVASASFNAPTIIDRLAANNYIDYIVDPGSVDHGKPAPDLFLNVADHFSVRAESCIGIEDAKAGIEAINRAGMFSVGVGTGTAIKEADLIVQSTSELSLERLLLAAGS from the coding sequence ATGATTAAAGCAATTATATTCGATTTAGATGGTGTTATAACCGATACGGCCGAGTATCACTATCTAGCATGGAAAGCGTTAGCAACTGAGGTTGGTATTGATTTTGATGAAACATTCAACGAAAATTTAAAAGGTGTTTCTAGAATGGAGTCTCTTGAGTTAATCTTAAAACACGGTAATAGACAAGATGACTTTACAAAACAGGAAAAAGTTACTTTAGCAACCAAGAAGAACGAACAGTATAAGACATTAATCAAGCGTATTACGCCAGGACATTATCTACCAGGTATAAAGGAGCTATTAATGGAGATAAAAGAGGCTGGCTATAAGATTGGTGTGGCCTCGGCGTCTTTTAATGCACCTACTATAATTGACCGTTTAGCAGCAAATAATTATATTGACTATATAGTTGACCCTGGTTCGGTGGATCATGGAAAGCCAGCTCCTGATTTATTTTTAAATGTTGCAGACCATTTCTCGGTAAGAGCAGAGTCATGTATTGGTATAGAGGATGCAAAGGCTGGTATTGAGGCAATCAATCGTGCTGGGATGTTTTCTGTTGGTGTTGGTACAGGAACTGCAATAAAAGAGGCAGACCTTATTGTTCAGTCGACTAGTGAGTTATCACTAGAGCGGTTACTTTTAGCCGCAGGCAGCTAA
- a CDS encoding carbohydrate ABC transporter permease gives MKKTNITHILMICIIFYLFIIIFPFLWVFVTSFKIEKDIWGDQALKLISDQPTLDHYKAIFKQNIVNSLKNSLIVSTVTTLYVTFIAALCAYAIARLRFFGKNIMLSVILGTSMFPQMIIVGPIFNAFERLGLLNSYFVVLPYSTITLPVAVYILVTHFAKIPKSLEESADIDGASKMTIFFRIILPLALPGLFVAAIITFISSWNEFLLTLYLNSDRSYQTATVAITFLRGQFEVFWGQVAAATVVVTIPTLIMVLLFQRQIISGLTQGAIKE, from the coding sequence ATGAAGAAGACGAACATAACACATATTTTAATGATTTGCATAATATTCTATTTGTTTATAATCATATTCCCTTTCTTGTGGGTATTTGTTACATCATTTAAGATTGAAAAGGATATTTGGGGCGATCAGGCGTTAAAGTTGATTTCGGATCAACCAACACTAGACCATTATAAAGCGATATTCAAACAAAACATAGTGAACTCACTCAAGAATAGTTTGATCGTATCAACAGTAACCACTTTATATGTAACCTTTATAGCAGCACTTTGTGCATATGCGATTGCTCGGTTAAGATTTTTTGGTAAAAACATAATGTTATCCGTTATATTAGGAACGTCTATGTTTCCTCAAATGATTATAGTTGGGCCAATTTTTAATGCATTTGAACGTTTAGGATTATTAAATTCATACTTTGTAGTCCTGCCATACTCAACGATCACATTACCGGTAGCTGTCTATATCCTAGTCACGCATTTTGCTAAAATTCCAAAATCATTAGAGGAATCTGCGGATATTGATGGAGCATCTAAGATGACCATTTTCTTTAGAATCATCCTGCCGCTTGCACTTCCTGGTCTTTTTGTTGCTGCAATTATAACGTTTATCTCATCCTGGAATGAGTTTCTATTAACCTTATATTTGAATTCAGATCGCAGTTATCAAACTGCTACTGTAGCCATTACCTTCTTACGTGGGCAATTTGAAGTGTTTTGGGGACAAGTCGCTGCTGCTACCGTAGTTGTAACTATTCCTACTTTAATTATGGTTCTTTTATTCCAAAGACAGATTATCTCTGGATTAACTCAAGGTGCAATTAAAGAATAG
- the fusA gene encoding elongation factor G: protein MKLYSAEKIRNIAILGHQSSGKTTLSEAILNVSGITDKKGIVEKGSTVSDYSVEEKKHNISIQTSLLPVEWKDHKYNILDTPGYSDFIGEVNCALRVVRSAIIVIDATKGVEVGTENAWRHIRQKEIPAIIFINKMDKENIKFNDLIEEIRQKLGKRAVPFAWPIGRKQDFEGFVNVVDMKARIFDGETCVDAKIWDEKREKVDGLHNMIVESVAETSEELMEKYFEGDDFSVEEIHNGLRNGVLNGELTPILVGSSEKNVGIHTLLDMLSDYLPAPTEMKPPIGINPNNQDERLERHMHVDEPFSAYVFKTIMDPFLGQINLFKVRSGKVTRDQEIYLPHLDKKLKMGPLFTLRGKEQIELKEVVAGDICAVAKMNDLSSNDTFCDFSQPIIYKEMEDPSPTLYMAMNPKNKHDEDKISDALHRLNKEYPTFKLKRNKETHQYLIGGQGMTQLEHIVEKLKNMFNVNVTLSEAKVVYRETIKSKSQAQGKFKKQSGGSGQYGDVHIRFEPTEDEFLFAEEIFGGSVPRNYIPAVEKGLKDAMEQGVLAGFPVIGLKAVLYDGSYHAVDSSELAFKMAASLAYKKGLKDAIPTILEPIMKVKIHCKDEFIGDLMGDLNKRRGRVQGMTPLEDGWQTIEAEVPEVEMLRYNIDLKAMTQGSAYFSMDFERYDEVPAQLQDRIIKEAQEERLHH from the coding sequence ATGAAGCTATATAGTGCTGAAAAAATACGTAACATAGCTATTTTGGGACACCAATCATCAGGTAAGACGACCTTATCAGAGGCAATCCTTAATGTTTCAGGCATAACGGACAAAAAAGGAATTGTTGAAAAAGGGTCTACTGTATCTGATTATTCTGTTGAAGAGAAAAAACACAACATTTCCATCCAAACATCATTACTTCCTGTTGAATGGAAAGACCATAAATATAACATTCTCGATACACCAGGTTATAGTGATTTCATTGGTGAAGTCAATTGTGCCTTACGTGTCGTAAGAAGTGCTATTATAGTAATCGATGCAACAAAAGGTGTAGAAGTAGGAACTGAAAATGCGTGGCGACATATTAGACAAAAAGAAATTCCTGCTATTATATTCATTAATAAAATGGACAAAGAGAATATCAAATTCAATGATTTAATTGAAGAAATTAGACAAAAGCTAGGAAAACGCGCTGTACCGTTCGCTTGGCCAATCGGTCGAAAACAAGATTTTGAAGGATTTGTAAATGTAGTTGACATGAAGGCACGTATTTTTGATGGAGAGACCTGTGTTGATGCTAAAATTTGGGATGAAAAACGCGAAAAAGTTGACGGGTTACATAATATGATTGTAGAATCTGTAGCTGAGACGAGTGAGGAGCTTATGGAAAAATACTTCGAAGGTGACGATTTCTCAGTAGAGGAGATTCATAACGGCTTACGAAATGGTGTATTAAATGGAGAATTAACCCCTATACTCGTAGGTTCTTCTGAGAAAAACGTAGGCATCCATACCTTACTTGATATGCTCTCTGATTATTTACCTGCCCCTACTGAAATGAAACCCCCTATAGGAATTAATCCTAATAATCAAGATGAGCGACTTGAACGACATATGCATGTTGATGAACCATTTTCAGCCTATGTGTTTAAAACAATTATGGACCCCTTCCTAGGACAAATAAACTTATTCAAGGTTCGGTCTGGTAAAGTAACGCGAGACCAAGAAATCTATCTCCCTCATTTAGATAAAAAGTTAAAGATGGGACCGTTATTTACACTTAGAGGAAAAGAACAAATTGAATTAAAAGAAGTCGTAGCAGGTGACATTTGCGCTGTCGCCAAAATGAATGATTTAAGCTCAAATGATACGTTTTGTGATTTCTCTCAACCAATCATCTATAAAGAGATGGAAGATCCAAGTCCAACGCTATATATGGCAATGAATCCAAAAAATAAACACGATGAGGACAAAATATCAGATGCCCTCCATCGTTTAAATAAAGAATACCCTACATTCAAATTGAAACGAAACAAAGAAACACACCAGTATTTAATTGGTGGTCAAGGTATGACACAACTTGAACACATCGTTGAAAAGTTGAAGAATATGTTTAATGTAAACGTAACATTAAGTGAGGCAAAAGTTGTTTATAGAGAAACGATTAAATCTAAATCACAGGCACAAGGTAAATTTAAGAAACAATCAGGTGGTTCTGGTCAGTATGGAGATGTGCATATACGATTCGAACCCACAGAAGACGAGTTTTTATTTGCTGAAGAAATCTTTGGTGGTTCTGTACCAAGGAACTATATACCAGCAGTTGAAAAGGGTTTGAAAGATGCGATGGAACAGGGTGTACTCGCAGGGTTCCCTGTAATTGGTCTTAAGGCGGTATTATATGATGGTTCGTATCATGCAGTTGATTCATCAGAACTTGCCTTTAAAATGGCTGCGTCCCTTGCATACAAAAAAGGATTAAAGGATGCAATCCCTACCATATTAGAACCGATCATGAAGGTAAAGATCCATTGTAAGGATGAGTTTATTGGAGATTTAATGGGTGATCTTAATAAGCGTCGTGGACGAGTGCAAGGTATGACTCCACTTGAAGATGGATGGCAAACGATTGAAGCAGAAGTACCTGAGGTTGAAATGCTTCGATATAATATAGATCTTAAGGCTATGACTCAAGGTAGTGCCTACTTCAGTATGGACTTTGAGCGCTACGACGAAGTACCGGCTCAATTGCAAGATCGAATTATTAAGGAAGCACAGGAAGAACGCCTTCATCATTAA
- a CDS encoding glycerophosphodiester phosphodiesterase yields the protein MSLLQNIRGITDYYIDTEGSDCKLIAHRGLSGVAPENTLPAFELAGEFDYFGVECDVQVTKDGHFVVFHDESIDRMTNEVGKIKNMTLEQVKTLQITSGSNIEYFTSKNNTVTIPTLQEYLTVCNKYNLAPVIEIKEVNRLNDINKLVTTLNEFNLLNHSILISFNVEYLMKLRKLAPNIQIQYIVNEIEDDVIDICNKYSFDIDANAIMLYKNHIEECHHRKIKVNTWTVDEQDIANYLIKAKIDYITTNILHSKIL from the coding sequence ATGTCATTATTACAAAACATTAGAGGTATAACTGATTATTACATAGATACAGAGGGCTCAGATTGTAAACTTATTGCACACAGAGGCTTAAGTGGTGTCGCCCCTGAGAATACCCTCCCCGCATTTGAACTTGCAGGAGAATTTGATTATTTCGGTGTAGAATGCGATGTACAGGTTACAAAAGATGGACACTTCGTTGTCTTTCATGACGAATCGATTGACCGTATGACAAATGAAGTGGGTAAAATTAAAAATATGACACTAGAGCAAGTCAAAACACTACAAATAACATCGGGAAGTAATATTGAGTATTTTACGTCTAAAAATAATACTGTCACGATTCCGACTTTACAGGAATATTTGACAGTCTGTAACAAGTATAACTTAGCTCCTGTAATTGAAATCAAAGAAGTGAATCGATTAAATGATATCAATAAATTAGTGACTACATTAAATGAGTTTAATCTGTTAAACCATTCAATTTTGATTTCTTTTAATGTTGAATATTTGATGAAATTAAGAAAATTGGCTCCTAACATTCAAATACAATATATTGTAAATGAGATTGAAGACGATGTAATTGATATTTGCAATAAATATTCATTCGATATTGATGCAAATGCCATAATGCTATACAAGAACCACATAGAGGAATGTCATCACAGAAAGATTAAAGTTAATACGTGGACAGTTGACGAACAAGACATTGCGAACTACTTAATTAAGGCAAAAATAGATTATATTACAACGAACATTTTACATAGCAAAATACTTTGA
- a CDS encoding ABC transporter ATP-binding protein — MPKKDELGINEEQHTKHKRFLFRRQKRRRRNQKPDDAKNTIKRLIKYLSFQKKRFVIVLILISIKIAIDLSAPLLIAHTIDTYIIPVDGGAPSVTGVLQMVTYLILMYIVLSAFTYLQSHVMIGITQSTLKKMRQDLFEKVQTLSIKFFDKNKDGDLVSRLTSDIDEISNTLTGTVIQLYSSVVLLLGTAILMFSKNWQLALISLISIPLIYITTRIISKYSRRQHRKLRYQFGDVTGYVQETINGHSIIKSFSEEERMVDLFYKENDDLAKKQIKARIISNSLGPILSFINNLRYGIIIGAGAFFIVLNASSFTIGSVTFILAATTIGTLAAFIQLAQKFDQPIRQLSNLFTNIQNALASAERIFDILDDDAIIENKEDAIDLDHITGHVEFKQVSFSYIKDEPVLKGINLTANPGERIALVGHTGAGKTTIINLLTRFYDIDDGEILVDGHNLKDVTKQSLRNKIGIVLQDTNLFTGTIKENIRYGKLDATDEEIVEACKLARVHDFIDQLDDGYDTHLEKNGTNLSHGQRQLLSIARTILKDPDILILDEATSSVDTRTELRIQEGMNNLMKGRTSFIIAHRLSTIRDADAILVMEEGEIKERGNHHELLDLDGIYAELHNSMVEEQVPIKTAS, encoded by the coding sequence ATGCCTAAAAAAGATGAATTAGGAATTAATGAAGAACAGCATACCAAACATAAACGGTTTTTATTTAGGAGACAGAAAAGAAGAAGACGAAATCAAAAACCAGATGATGCAAAGAATACAATCAAGCGTCTAATTAAGTACTTAAGTTTTCAGAAAAAGCGCTTTGTTATTGTATTAATTCTAATCTCAATAAAAATTGCAATTGATCTTTCTGCTCCACTATTAATCGCACATACAATTGATACTTATATCATTCCTGTAGACGGAGGGGCCCCTAGTGTAACTGGTGTTCTTCAGATGGTAACTTACCTGATTTTAATGTATATTGTTTTATCGGCATTTACCTATTTACAGTCCCATGTCATGATTGGAATTACCCAATCGACCCTTAAAAAGATGCGGCAAGACTTGTTTGAAAAAGTTCAAACTTTATCGATTAAATTTTTTGATAAGAACAAAGATGGGGATCTTGTATCACGTTTAACAAGTGATATCGATGAAATCAGTAATACCTTAACGGGAACAGTTATTCAACTGTATTCATCGGTTGTGTTACTTTTAGGAACCGCGATTTTGATGTTTTCAAAAAACTGGCAACTTGCTTTAATTTCCTTAATATCCATTCCACTCATTTATATTACGACCCGAATTATTTCAAAGTATTCAAGACGTCAACATAGGAAGTTGCGTTATCAATTTGGAGATGTAACCGGCTATGTTCAGGAAACAATCAACGGGCATAGTATTATTAAATCATTTAGCGAAGAAGAGCGTATGGTTGACTTGTTTTACAAGGAAAATGATGATTTAGCTAAGAAACAAATTAAAGCACGAATCATCAGTAACTCATTAGGGCCTATTCTCTCGTTTATCAATAACCTGCGTTACGGAATTATCATTGGAGCTGGAGCATTCTTTATCGTACTAAATGCTTCATCATTTACTATTGGTTCTGTTACTTTCATCCTTGCCGCGACAACAATAGGTACACTAGCAGCCTTTATTCAACTGGCTCAGAAGTTTGATCAGCCTATTAGACAGTTATCCAACTTATTCACTAATATCCAAAATGCATTAGCAAGTGCAGAGCGTATCTTTGATATATTAGATGATGATGCAATTATAGAAAACAAAGAGGATGCAATTGATTTAGATCATATTACGGGTCACGTAGAATTTAAGCAAGTATCGTTTAGTTACATTAAAGATGAACCGGTATTAAAGGGGATTAATCTAACCGCAAATCCTGGTGAACGCATTGCTCTTGTAGGACATACAGGTGCTGGAAAAACCACCATTATAAATTTATTAACACGATTCTATGATATCGATGATGGAGAGATATTAGTTGATGGTCATAATTTAAAAGATGTCACAAAACAAAGTCTGAGAAATAAAATTGGAATCGTGCTTCAAGATACGAACTTATTTACAGGAACGATCAAGGAAAACATTCGATATGGAAAGCTTGATGCAACCGATGAAGAAATTGTAGAGGCATGTAAGTTGGCACGTGTGCATGATTTTATTGATCAACTAGATGATGGGTATGATACGCACCTTGAGAAAAATGGTACAAACTTAAGTCATGGTCAGAGACAACTTCTATCTATTGCTAGAACTATTCTTAAGGATCCTGATATTTTAATCTTAGATGAGGCTACAAGTAGTGTCGATACACGTACTGAGTTAAGAATTCAAGAAGGAATGAATAACTTGATGAAAGGGAGAACAAGTTTTATCATTGCTCACCGCTTAAGTACAATAAGAGATGCCGATGCCATTCTTGTTATGGAAGAAGGCGAAATAAAAGAACGAGGAAACCATCACGAATTATTAGATTTAGATGGAATCTATGCTGAACTTCATAACTCAATGGTAGAGGAACAGGTTCCTATAAAAACAGCATCTTAG
- a CDS encoding glycoside hydrolase family 65 protein: protein MWHIESSARDENTLLVNESLFTLANGYLGVRGTFEEGYKENFKSIRGTYINAFYDITDINYGESAYGFPKTQQKLLNVIDAGGLEVYLDDERVTVFSDQVTYFKRLLHLDKGYSERIIKYKTKLGKQATITFKRLVSFDSKELFAINVDIQYQGNVKIISTVSADVTNFVDSHDPRVNHGEHQFLNVTHFKHKNDTSIITCKTKRSNLLVTCTSHDVYNKECESTVETTKDHIIKTYEFSGDVTFNKYNIYTDSRRHKDTIENGLSILNQVKTKSFDDLLHSQHLYMSTFWKYGDIVIEGDDALQQGLRFNLYQLLQSVGKDECSNIAAKGLTGEGYEGHYFWDTEIYIFPVFLMINPTIAKNLLMYRYSILEEARGRAKELGHSKGALFPWRTIAGTECSAYFPAGTAQYHINADIAYSFIKYFVTTNDLEFIEHYGLEVLVETARVYLDMGFFDKGSFKLNAVTGPDEYTAIVNNNYYTNAMAKYNMKWAVRIYRLLENHNSRYLGALKDRLSLTTEEITAIEEAANHMYLPIDEELNINPQDDTFLSKEIWNFKETPDAHYPLLLHYHPLTIYRYQVCKQADTVLAHFLLEDEQPLDVIKDSYEYYEQVTTHDSSLSSCVFSIMASKIGDMDKAYNYFIETSRLDLDNTHKNTKDGLHMANMGGTWMSIVYGFAGLRLKFDGVHLAPKIPKQLNGYSFYVNYKNSVLRVTVNHEQLEIVLEEGTDVAITLYGEEINVSLQQKYIKTIERDD, encoded by the coding sequence ATGTGGCATATTGAAAGTTCAGCAAGAGATGAAAATACCTTATTAGTTAATGAAAGTTTATTTACATTAGCTAATGGCTATTTAGGAGTACGTGGAACCTTCGAAGAAGGTTATAAAGAAAATTTTAAGAGCATACGAGGTACTTATATCAATGCTTTTTATGACATAACAGATATAAATTATGGCGAAAGTGCCTATGGATTTCCAAAGACCCAACAAAAACTACTGAATGTAATTGATGCAGGGGGTCTTGAGGTTTACTTGGACGACGAACGCGTAACTGTGTTTAGTGATCAGGTTACCTATTTTAAGCGCCTATTACATCTAGATAAAGGATACAGTGAACGCATTATCAAATACAAAACGAAATTAGGTAAACAGGCGACAATAACGTTTAAACGACTGGTATCTTTTGATAGTAAAGAGCTATTTGCAATTAACGTAGACATTCAGTATCAAGGAAACGTTAAAATTATTTCTACTGTCAGTGCAGATGTAACGAACTTTGTTGACAGTCATGATCCGAGAGTAAACCATGGTGAACATCAGTTTCTAAACGTTACGCATTTCAAACATAAGAATGATACGAGCATCATTACTTGCAAGACTAAACGGTCAAATCTTTTAGTAACCTGCACGAGTCATGATGTTTATAACAAGGAATGTGAGTCAACCGTTGAAACGACCAAAGATCATATTATTAAAACCTATGAATTCAGTGGAGATGTTACGTTTAATAAGTATAATATCTACACAGATTCAAGACGACATAAAGACACAATTGAAAACGGGCTTAGTATCCTAAATCAGGTAAAAACGAAGTCATTTGATGATCTATTACATTCTCAACACTTGTACATGAGTACGTTTTGGAAATATGGAGACATTGTAATTGAAGGTGATGATGCTTTGCAACAAGGCTTACGCTTCAATTTATATCAACTATTGCAATCAGTAGGGAAAGATGAGTGTTCAAATATAGCAGCTAAGGGATTAACTGGTGAAGGATATGAAGGTCATTACTTCTGGGATACCGAAATCTATATATTTCCTGTATTCTTAATGATTAACCCTACTATTGCTAAAAATCTACTTATGTACCGATATTCGATTTTAGAAGAGGCACGCGGACGTGCGAAAGAATTGGGGCATAGTAAAGGAGCCTTGTTTCCATGGCGTACAATAGCGGGAACAGAGTGTTCAGCCTACTTCCCTGCAGGAACTGCTCAGTATCATATAAATGCTGACATTGCGTATAGTTTTATTAAGTATTTTGTAACAACTAATGATTTAGAGTTTATCGAACATTATGGGTTAGAGGTTTTGGTTGAAACTGCAAGAGTTTACTTAGATATGGGATTCTTTGATAAAGGAAGTTTTAAACTCAATGCAGTTACAGGACCTGATGAATATACTGCCATTGTGAATAATAATTATTACACAAATGCCATGGCTAAATACAATATGAAATGGGCAGTTCGCATTTACAGGTTATTAGAGAATCATAACTCACGCTATTTAGGCGCTTTAAAAGACCGTTTAAGTTTGACAACAGAAGAGATTACTGCCATTGAAGAAGCAGCTAATCACATGTATCTACCGATTGATGAAGAGCTTAATATTAACCCACAGGATGATACGTTCTTAAGTAAAGAAATTTGGAATTTTAAAGAGACACCAGATGCTCATTATCCATTATTATTGCATTATCATCCCTTAACAATTTACAGATACCAGGTATGTAAACAGGCAGATACTGTGCTAGCTCACTTCTTACTAGAGGATGAACAACCACTTGATGTCATTAAAGATTCTTATGAGTATTATGAACAGGTAACAACGCATGATTCATCACTGTCTTCGTGTGTATTTAGTATCATGGCCTCCAAGATTGGAGACATGGATAAGGCTTATAATTACTTTATTGAAACGTCAAGACTCGATTTAGATAATACTCATAAAAATACAAAAGACGGATTACATATGGCAAACATGGGTGGTACTTGGATGTCAATTGTGTACGGCTTTGCGGGACTTAGACTAAAATTCGATGGGGTTCATCTAGCACCTAAAATACCGAAACAGTTAAATGGGTATTCATTTTATGTGAACTACAAGAATTCTGTACTTCGAGTAACGGTTAATCATGAACAATTAGAGATTGTTTTAGAAGAGGGCACTGATGTAGCGATTACATTATATGGTGAAGAAATCAATGTATCTCTACAACAAAAATACATTAAAACGATAGAACGTGACGATTAG